From Pedobacter indicus, a single genomic window includes:
- a CDS encoding RagB/SusD family nutrient uptake outer membrane protein: protein MKKYFIYLFAVIALVFANGCTKLDQEFYSSVTPETFFKSEKDIKAALFRPFTHAKWYLGEDRWRLQEYTADNFAITTKGRHWYNGGENERYHYHRWTPDDGWIWGSWRGTLMGVALALDAKSDLSKLDYTKFSLTAEDQAAHLAQLDALIAFFYLRGLDFFGGMPIFDSLEGESLPRNTDEEQFNHIEALLKDAITKLPVKEEGSAEEGAITKGAAAAMLAQLYFNAESYIGKPMYEQAKEIAQGIVNNEYGIYSLDTEWYGPHSFTNDKSPEIIWSMPSEFKKLEYNWFYADFYHYNTRQYFNQDMGANNGAHLTPSRKPDGSLYTSDFKLGSPYEKFDDSDLRKKPYKYNGNGNYEGMFIIGPHLTPDGKAINGGEEYNGEPLVFVDQVARFSEVGPGKEYSSISQLPSKMSEGEENTGVRLVKVPIPNLAENTLRWGADFPIIRLAEIYYMLAECHFRSGNAGLAADLINQVRKRNFENGSDPDPVTAANLDKYRFLDEWSIEFLGEGRRRTDLIRWGAFVTESWWDHTPSNSEHLKRFPVPNEAIAGNNNLAQNPGY from the coding sequence ATGAAGAAATATTTTATATACCTATTTGCAGTAATTGCGCTTGTATTTGCCAACGGCTGTACCAAATTAGATCAGGAGTTTTACAGCTCGGTTACCCCTGAAACATTCTTTAAAAGTGAAAAAGATATAAAAGCGGCATTGTTCCGTCCTTTTACGCACGCCAAATGGTACCTTGGGGAAGACCGCTGGAGGTTACAGGAATATACTGCAGACAATTTTGCGATCACAACCAAAGGAAGGCATTGGTATAATGGAGGAGAAAATGAGCGGTATCACTATCATCGGTGGACACCCGATGATGGTTGGATTTGGGGCAGCTGGCGTGGAACACTGATGGGTGTAGCTCTCGCACTGGATGCCAAGAGTGACCTTTCGAAGTTGGATTACACGAAATTTTCCCTCACAGCAGAAGATCAGGCTGCGCACCTTGCCCAGTTGGATGCGCTGATCGCGTTCTTCTATTTACGGGGGCTCGATTTCTTTGGAGGCATGCCTATTTTTGATTCTCTAGAAGGGGAGTCTTTACCACGAAATACCGATGAGGAACAGTTCAATCATATTGAAGCTTTACTTAAGGATGCGATTACAAAACTTCCTGTGAAAGAAGAGGGTAGCGCAGAAGAAGGTGCAATAACAAAGGGAGCCGCAGCCGCCATGCTTGCGCAACTGTATTTTAATGCCGAAAGTTACATCGGTAAACCAATGTACGAGCAAGCGAAAGAAATTGCACAAGGTATCGTTAACAATGAGTATGGCATCTACAGTCTGGATACCGAATGGTACGGGCCGCACAGCTTTACGAATGATAAGTCTCCAGAAATTATATGGTCGATGCCATCAGAGTTTAAAAAGCTAGAGTATAATTGGTTTTACGCTGATTTCTATCATTATAACACGCGTCAATATTTTAATCAGGACATGGGCGCTAACAATGGCGCCCATTTAACACCTTCCAGAAAGCCGGATGGTTCGCTTTATACGTCAGATTTTAAACTGGGTTCACCCTATGAAAAATTTGACGATAGTGATTTGCGCAAGAAACCATATAAATACAACGGTAATGGAAACTATGAGGGGATGTTTATAATTGGGCCACACCTGACGCCAGACGGCAAAGCCATAAATGGTGGCGAAGAGTATAACGGCGAGCCTTTGGTATTTGTGGATCAGGTAGCTCGTTTCTCTGAGGTTGGACCTGGTAAAGAATACAGCAGTATAAGCCAACTTCCTTCAAAAATGTCTGAAGGTGAAGAGAATACCGGCGTACGTTTGGTAAAAGTCCCTATTCCCAATCTGGCCGAAAATACATTGCGATGGGGAGCGGACTTCCCAATTATTCGGCTAGCGGAAATCTACTACATGTTAGCTGAATGCCATTTCCGTTCGGGGAATGCCGGTTTAGCGGCTGATCTAATCAATCAGGTGCGCAAGCGCAATTTTGAAAATGGAAGTGATCCAGATCCGGTTACCGCTGCAAATCTGGATAAATACCGTTTTTTGGATGAATGGAGCATCGAGTTTTTAGGTGAAGGTAGAAGGAGAACCGACCTGATCCGCTGGGGTGCCTTTGTCACCGAGAGCTGGTGGGATCATACACCGAGCAATTCGGAACACCTGAAACGTTTTCCGGTACCTAATGAAGCGATTGCAGGTAACAATAACTTAGCTCAGAATCCGGGTTATTAG
- a CDS encoding SusC/RagA family TonB-linked outer membrane protein has translation MHLDFYKIRFVIIALVFIWGIDSGSVFGGQQRNVVGTVRDGSGQPLIGVGVSEKNTLNQTSTDNNGRYSISTTGENPVLVFNYLGFESIEISVSSENHDVVLQESAFALNDVVIVGYGTQKKENLTGSVSAVNGEELAKRPVMRASAALQGLAPGVTVTQRSGEPGSDGGTIRIRGIGTLGNSNPLVLVDGVEENIDGVDPNDIENISILKDAASASIYGSRAANGVVLITTKKAKANKLSIDYKNYFGWQEFTELPEYADGYTYMSKLNEAYENMGRTPLYSEEYLAEYQDNYLTNPDQYPNVDWQDEVFTGSGALQNHYLSISGGQMVKIYSSFGYQDQKGILPGFQSKRYSLRLNANMDVLDNLQAAVMLNGRHSPLHSPADAGAILQGVNRTPPIFASQFSDGRYGAGMNGNNPLAQSITGGSGLNTYDSFRSTFQVNYQPIDVLDFELSYTPDFSWSNGKRFTQAIDTYDFDGTSPAFTVPVRSTLNQSSNRSLTNTLRLLGRFEQRFNDHDVKLLAGGEQIAYNYQSLNAGREDYPFPEYQQLDAGSIEYMTNSGSATEWSLRSFFSRLNYSYKDKYLVEANVRVDGSSRFYTGYKWGTFPSFSVGWRLSQESFLENASWLNELKLRASWGQLGNQLIGDYPFASVINLGQSYNYGGGPVDGGTQLNMANELISWEATTSSNIGLDMSVLDNKLGFSFDYYKRLTSEILLQLPIPALIGQNEPYQNAGEVKNTGWDLSVFYNQSAKSFKYRLGLNLSDVKNEIVDLKGAGPIISAYTFNQEGYPINTLFGYQALGLFQTEEEVENSPEQIGIYGPGDIKYLDVDGDGKIGPEDRKPIGNTIPRYTFGFNFFGEYKGFDLSFLIQGIFDTDVMLERDAAWAFYNAGKIKTWQLDTWTPENTDAAYPRLIAERTHNNFERSSYWVYDASYIRLKNLQLGYTFPQQLISRTPFSKIRIYATGDNLFTKHEMPQGWDPERPNGDVGAYPIAKTFTFGLNITL, from the coding sequence ATGCACTTAGACTTTTACAAAATTCGATTTGTTATCATTGCTCTTGTTTTTATTTGGGGTATTGATTCCGGGTCGGTATTCGGTGGGCAACAAAGGAATGTTGTAGGCACCGTTAGAGATGGTAGCGGACAGCCGCTTATCGGAGTTGGTGTTAGCGAAAAAAACACACTCAATCAGACCTCAACTGATAATAATGGTCGGTATTCGATTAGCACAACTGGCGAAAACCCTGTGTTGGTTTTCAATTACCTGGGTTTCGAATCGATTGAAATATCCGTTTCTTCAGAAAATCACGATGTGGTACTTCAGGAATCTGCTTTTGCACTAAATGATGTGGTAATCGTAGGTTACGGTACACAGAAGAAAGAAAATTTAACAGGTTCGGTGTCGGCCGTAAACGGTGAGGAGCTGGCAAAGAGACCCGTAATGCGGGCATCTGCCGCTTTACAGGGTCTTGCGCCGGGGGTAACCGTTACACAACGGAGCGGCGAACCGGGAAGCGACGGAGGTACAATCCGAATCCGTGGTATCGGGACGCTTGGAAATTCGAACCCCTTGGTTCTGGTCGATGGTGTTGAGGAGAACATCGATGGTGTCGATCCGAACGACATCGAAAATATTTCGATTTTAAAGGATGCGGCCTCGGCTTCTATTTATGGTTCACGCGCAGCAAACGGTGTGGTTTTAATCACAACGAAAAAAGCCAAGGCTAACAAACTTTCGATAGATTATAAGAACTATTTCGGCTGGCAGGAATTTACTGAGCTACCTGAATATGCAGACGGTTATACCTATATGAGTAAGCTTAATGAGGCTTATGAAAATATGGGGCGGACTCCGCTGTACAGTGAGGAATATTTGGCTGAATATCAGGATAATTATTTGACTAATCCAGATCAGTACCCCAATGTGGATTGGCAGGATGAAGTGTTTACGGGGTCAGGGGCTCTGCAAAATCATTACCTGAGCATTAGCGGCGGACAAATGGTTAAGATTTATAGTTCATTTGGCTATCAGGATCAAAAAGGGATTTTACCGGGTTTCCAATCAAAACGCTATTCCCTGCGGTTGAATGCAAACATGGATGTGCTTGATAATCTGCAGGCAGCAGTCATGTTGAACGGTCGCCACTCTCCATTGCATTCCCCGGCCGACGCGGGCGCTATCTTGCAAGGGGTAAACAGAACACCGCCAATCTTTGCATCTCAGTTTTCGGACGGACGTTATGGTGCGGGCATGAACGGTAACAACCCGCTGGCACAGAGTATAACCGGTGGGTCAGGACTCAATACATACGATAGCTTTAGGTCTACTTTTCAAGTAAATTATCAACCGATTGATGTGTTGGATTTTGAACTGAGCTATACGCCTGATTTTTCATGGAGCAACGGAAAGCGGTTTACGCAGGCGATCGATACCTATGACTTCGATGGAACAAGTCCGGCATTTACCGTTCCGGTGCGTTCTACATTGAATCAAAGTAGTAATCGGTCCCTGACAAATACCTTGCGCTTGCTTGGTCGATTTGAACAACGCTTTAATGACCACGATGTAAAATTGCTGGCAGGAGGGGAGCAGATAGCCTACAACTATCAATCACTGAATGCGGGGCGCGAGGATTATCCGTTTCCGGAATATCAACAACTGGATGCCGGCTCAATCGAATATATGACCAATAGCGGATCGGCAACGGAATGGTCGCTCCGGTCTTTCTTTAGTCGCTTGAATTACAGCTATAAAGATAAGTACTTAGTGGAGGCGAATGTGCGGGTTGACGGGTCTTCGCGCTTTTATACTGGTTATAAATGGGGGACCTTCCCCAGCTTCTCTGTGGGCTGGAGGCTTTCTCAAGAGAGCTTCCTGGAAAACGCTTCTTGGCTGAATGAGCTAAAACTAAGGGCCTCTTGGGGACAGCTTGGCAATCAGCTGATTGGTGATTATCCGTTTGCTTCTGTTATCAATCTGGGTCAGAGCTATAATTATGGTGGCGGACCAGTAGATGGTGGTACGCAGCTGAATATGGCGAATGAATTGATATCCTGGGAAGCAACGACCTCGTCGAATATCGGTTTGGATATGTCAGTTCTAGACAATAAGTTGGGGTTCTCATTTGACTATTATAAGCGACTGACGTCAGAGATTTTGTTGCAGCTGCCGATTCCCGCACTTATTGGGCAGAACGAACCCTATCAGAATGCGGGGGAGGTAAAAAATACGGGTTGGGATTTATCTGTTTTCTATAATCAGTCGGCTAAATCTTTTAAATACCGCTTGGGTTTGAACCTATCGGATGTGAAAAACGAAATCGTGGATCTGAAGGGAGCCGGGCCAATTATCAGTGCCTACACCTTTAACCAGGAAGGCTATCCGATTAATACACTTTTCGGCTATCAGGCATTAGGCTTATTCCAAACTGAAGAGGAGGTTGAAAACTCTCCTGAGCAAATTGGGATTTATGGACCTGGAGATATCAAGTATCTGGATGTTGATGGCGACGGCAAGATCGGGCCTGAAGATAGAAAGCCAATTGGGAACACCATTCCGCGTTATACCTTTGGGTTTAACTTTTTCGGTGAATATAAAGGCTTTGATCTGAGTTTCCTGATCCAAGGTATATTTGATACCGATGTGATGTTAGAACGTGACGCTGCCTGGGCATTCTACAATGCCGGGAAGATCAAAACCTGGCAGTTGGATACATGGACTCCAGAAAACACGGATGCTGCATATCCACGACTGATTGCTGAGCGAACGCATAATAATTTTGAGCGGTCGAGTTACTGGGTTTACGATGCTTCGTATATCCGCTTGAAAAACTTGCAGCTGGGCTATACATTTCCTCAGCAACTGATCTCAAGAACACCATTCTCCAAAATCAGGATCTATGCGACGGGTGACAATCTGTTTACCAAACACGAAATGCCGCAAGGATGGGATCCAGAAAGGCCAAATGGGGACGTGGGTGCTTACCCGATTGCTAAAACCTTCACATTTGGACTGAATATCACGCTTTAA
- a CDS encoding SusC/RagA family TonB-linked outer membrane protein, whose protein sequence is MKRTTCYFRSLTKVLLFSGTISVLPVAQLYANTVTDPLSVTFNQQQLSGTVKDAKGEPVPGVTVSVKGSTMGTSTDVNGQFILQNIPEGSVLVVSMIGYLNQEVTVTGSTVDITLQEDAQGLDEVVVVGYGSVDKKELTSAVTTLRQDDLIAGAPSPLMSMQGKVAGLNVNSSNGTDPNSNVTLQLRGVNSVNASQGPLVVIDGVPGGNVNSVAKEDIESISVLRDASAAAIYGTRASGGVILITTKRPQIGKAVVSLTSEFFVESIRKRPEVLSGDRFVEVGLGEDLGHRTDWYDEVTNDNPFSHRQVLNISGGSENANVYATVNKRDAKGMAIGSKRDEIGGRVNSNFKFFDGFAELSTNVSYNQVNSDFANNDVFNMAMVLNPTETPYDASDVTGYNVLTGGYDYWNPVAEVMLRTDQRQYRYLLANSTLKLNLNEHLNTTATVGVINNSEHGNFYRSAQHRLSRQDGVDGYASQEYTRSLDRIFEWTVNYNRRWEDHSINAVGGYSYQDFNGRGFNANNSDFPVDGIAENDMGSGSYLTDGRAGMASWKDPWVKLAAFFGRVNYSFKDRYVLTATGRYEGSSKFAPGNRWGFFPGLSLGWRVSQEPFMQDLTFINDLKIRAGYGETGNEGFGAEVSTRMYSADTWFLQDGQWFRTYGVRHNQNPGIKWEVKKEYNLGMDFSILDNKLGGRFDYYKRVIDDLIYDISVSQPPAIHDKTTMNVGSMENTGYEFELNFRAVENEDFTYNTSIVASHNKSKLRSLWGSQTFTDRKSFPAPGSPGSAVRLYPGEDIGQFFIWRFAGFTDDGYWKLYDENGNAFDVRERSKTVGDKSFVGQAIPKLQLSWTNQFSYKNWDASVYMRSWIGHDVFNMINMYYSLPNVEGQNVLADAFDKHRDIVGEKELSDYWLEKGTFLKVDALSIGYTFNQESIKPFRNLRVYATGRDLFVFTNYTGLDPEVNINGLDPGFEERNVYPKTRTFMLGFQFNF, encoded by the coding sequence ATGAAAAGAACAACTTGTTATTTTCGATCATTGACTAAGGTTCTCTTGTTCAGTGGTACGATTAGTGTATTGCCGGTCGCGCAACTGTATGCTAATACAGTGACAGATCCGCTTAGTGTTACTTTTAATCAACAGCAACTCTCGGGTACGGTCAAAGATGCGAAAGGCGAGCCTGTCCCGGGCGTAACCGTGAGCGTTAAAGGAAGTACAATGGGAACTTCGACGGACGTAAACGGGCAATTTATTTTACAAAACATCCCTGAAGGTTCGGTTCTGGTGGTGTCGATGATTGGTTATCTAAATCAGGAGGTTACGGTTACTGGTAGCACGGTAGACATTACCCTTCAAGAAGACGCTCAAGGCCTAGATGAGGTCGTTGTAGTGGGGTACGGATCGGTTGACAAAAAAGAACTGACTAGTGCCGTGACTACGTTAAGACAAGATGACCTGATTGCTGGTGCTCCTTCTCCGTTAATGTCGATGCAGGGCAAGGTGGCGGGCCTGAATGTGAATTCATCGAACGGGACAGACCCAAACTCAAACGTGACCTTGCAATTAAGGGGTGTGAACTCTGTTAATGCGTCTCAAGGGCCTTTGGTGGTAATAGATGGTGTGCCCGGCGGGAACGTTAATTCCGTAGCAAAAGAAGATATTGAGTCGATCAGCGTTCTCCGGGATGCTTCAGCTGCCGCGATTTATGGAACGCGAGCTTCCGGAGGTGTGATTTTGATTACGACCAAACGTCCCCAGATCGGTAAAGCTGTGGTAAGTTTGACGTCGGAGTTTTTTGTGGAATCGATTCGTAAACGACCGGAAGTATTGTCCGGCGACCGCTTTGTTGAGGTGGGACTTGGCGAAGATCTGGGTCACCGAACTGATTGGTATGATGAGGTTACAAATGACAACCCCTTCTCTCACCGTCAGGTATTAAATATTAGTGGTGGGTCTGAGAACGCAAACGTTTACGCTACTGTCAATAAGCGGGATGCGAAGGGTATGGCGATCGGGTCAAAGCGTGATGAAATTGGTGGGCGTGTGAACAGTAATTTCAAATTTTTTGATGGTTTTGCTGAACTTTCTACCAATGTGAGCTATAACCAGGTGAATTCAGATTTCGCCAACAATGATGTTTTCAACATGGCGATGGTACTTAACCCGACAGAAACGCCATATGATGCGTCAGACGTTACCGGTTATAATGTGTTGACCGGTGGGTATGATTATTGGAACCCAGTAGCGGAAGTGATGCTGCGTACTGATCAAAGACAGTATCGGTACCTATTGGCGAATTCTACTTTGAAACTTAATTTAAATGAGCACCTAAATACAACTGCTACAGTGGGTGTTATCAATAACTCTGAACATGGTAATTTTTACCGGTCTGCACAGCATCGACTATCTCGACAAGATGGTGTCGATGGATATGCCAGTCAGGAATATACCCGTTCGCTAGACCGTATTTTTGAATGGACCGTAAATTACAACCGCAGATGGGAAGATCATTCTATCAATGCTGTCGGTGGTTATAGTTATCAAGATTTTAACGGTCGCGGATTTAATGCCAACAACTCGGATTTCCCGGTGGATGGTATCGCTGAAAATGACATGGGGTCAGGAAGTTATCTTACCGATGGTAGAGCGGGCATGGCTTCATGGAAAGATCCATGGGTGAAGCTGGCAGCCTTTTTCGGTCGGGTAAATTACTCGTTCAAAGATCGGTATGTGCTAACAGCGACCGGGAGGTATGAGGGATCTTCCAAGTTTGCGCCCGGTAATCGCTGGGGATTCTTCCCTGGTCTGTCTCTCGGCTGGCGTGTTTCCCAAGAACCTTTTATGCAGGATCTTACATTTATTAATGATTTAAAAATCAGAGCCGGTTATGGAGAAACAGGAAACGAGGGCTTCGGTGCAGAAGTATCAACAAGGATGTACAGTGCCGATACTTGGTTCTTGCAAGACGGGCAATGGTTTAGAACCTATGGGGTTCGTCATAATCAGAACCCCGGCATCAAATGGGAAGTTAAAAAGGAGTACAATTTAGGGATGGATTTTTCCATTTTGGATAATAAACTAGGCGGCCGATTCGACTATTATAAACGGGTTATTGATGATCTGATCTACGATATCAGTGTTTCTCAACCACCGGCAATTCACGATAAAACAACCATGAACGTGGGTAGCATGGAAAATACCGGTTATGAATTTGAGTTGAATTTTAGAGCGGTTGAAAACGAAGACTTTACTTACAATACCTCTATCGTAGCTTCACACAATAAAAGTAAGTTGCGTTCGCTTTGGGGTAGCCAGACTTTTACAGACAGGAAGTCATTCCCGGCGCCAGGATCGCCAGGTTCAGCCGTGAGGTTGTATCCCGGCGAAGATATTGGTCAGTTCTTTATTTGGCGGTTTGCCGGTTTTACGGATGACGGGTATTGGAAGCTTTATGATGAGAACGGAAATGCATTCGACGTAAGAGAAAGAAGTAAGACTGTAGGTGATAAGTCTTTTGTAGGGCAAGCAATTCCAAAATTACAGCTGTCCTGGACGAACCAATTCAGCTACAAGAATTGGGATGCCAGTGTTTATATGCGTAGCTGGATTGGCCATGACGTGTTTAACATGATCAATATGTACTATAGCCTGCCTAATGTAGAAGGGCAAAATGTGTTGGCAGATGCTTTTGATAAGCATCGAGATATTGTGGGAGAAAAGGAATTGTCTGACTATTGGTTGGAGAAAGGTACGTTTCTTAAAGTGGACGCGCTAAGTATCGGTTACACTTTTAATCAAGAAAGTATCAAGCCTTTTAGAAACCTGAGGGTCTACGCAACCGGGCGTGACCTTTTTGTTTTTACGAACTATACAGGCCTCGACCCAGAAGTGAACATCAATGGTTTGGATCCCGGCTTCGAGGAAAGAAATGTGTATCCGAAGACACGTACGTTTATGCTTGGGTTTCAATTTAATTTTTAA